A window of Benincasa hispida cultivar B227 chromosome 9, ASM972705v1, whole genome shotgun sequence genomic DNA:
tgtagattttttttcacATAGATTTGTTTTAAtgtgaaattcaaatatatttgttcCCCTTTGTATCCACTTAAAtcaaaaagcaataaaaaataataaaagtaataaaaaataataaaaatatggaaCTTGTGGATCCCGTCCACGAGTTTATTAGCTGACATAAAAATCGTGTACCGGATACACGATTTTGCTAACCTtacttttgtaatttatttCCTATATaccatatttttgttattacttaaaaaaaatacactaTTTTTTAACTTACCCTCCAAATTTctcatatttgatatattggAAAAATCAAACTTGAGAAAGTAAAGTAATAATGTATAGAGAGATCTCAAAGTTTCcaaattaattgagagtttATGTCTGGCATTGCCATCTGCCTTTTTGAAGCTCCCTAATGGCAACAACTCATAGACTCTCACTGCCATTTTTcactttctcttctttcttaatgtttcaaaaaagaaaaaacaaaactcaCCAACTTCcattgttgtcaaactcaaataaTGCCACTTTAAGCACAAAAGCCTTTCAGTCcataaaacaagaaatcaaAAACCCAAGCTTCAATTATTCTCTCCAATCTCCATATTTCAACAAATTCCACACACCCTTTGAGTTTCAAGGTAATCAAATGAATCCCTCCTCTCTTTTTTATCTGTTCCATTTTCTTGTTGTCTAACGAATAAATTATTTGAAGAAGCCAAAATAAGCTATAACAGtgattcaaatttatatttgatagtTATTAAAAGTATCACTAGATGAATTCAAAGATTGTCCGACGTCAAAAAGCGTCAACAAAGATGTTTAGGACGAAACATCAATTGTTGAGAGTGGCATCGTTAGTTCTTAGTTGGGAGAGCTTTTGCGAACTTTTAACTTTTTGTAGACTTAGTGAGAtattattatgaaaaaaaacgtccacaaaaactaatttttttgtGTTGTATGAAAACTTTTGAATCTACAACCAACCATCGCTAGAAGGTGTATGTTGTTTTGATGACCTTGTAGAAGAAAGGCAATTTACTAGTTTgctttagatttaaatttacttttattcatatttctcttcttctacacataaaaaaaatatacttttttaatcATTAAAAGAAATGGCATTGTCAATTTTTAGTTGGATGCAGCTCAAGTATTTTCCTTAAAAGTTTCCCTTCTTATAAATTTATAGCTCACTTACAAACAAGATGTCAGGCATGACGGCATTGACATCGACATCGACATCGCATCAAGTTGAGCTCCAAGAACAGTACCCACCTCCATTGCCTGTGATCGAACCCACCATAGAATCGGCAGCAGAGAGGCTTACAATCGATGACATGCTTGAAAAGTACTGTGGCGAGTTTGGGGCATGGCAATGGAAGAACTTCGTGTTGGCCAATTTGAGTTGGACCTTAGAAGCTCTCCACACCATGGTCGTCATCTTTGCCGACCACCACCCCCATTGGCGATGCGTCGATGGAACGGACTGCGACGCAGCTGCAAAGAGCATTTGTGGGTTGAAACCTGGATCATGGGAATGGGTAGAAGGCCGCCGGAGCTCGACGGTGGCAGAATGGAGTTTGATCTGTGGTGATAAGTATAAAGTTGGCTTGGCTCAGTCTATGTTCTTTCTTGGTTGCATGATGGGTTAGTCTCTCTCATATTTGTTATTCATTTAGCCAACGATTGCCactaaaataacttttttttatcatatttttaaaatgtttcataTCACTCCAAAACatctttaaaaatcaatttaaaagtgtaaaatcaaatattaagttatttttttaatgataacgATATACTTTAGAGTGATTTTAGACCTAAAGAAAAAGTAATCTCAACTCTAAACATACTTTAAGTTTTTGTATTTCGTCTCGATTTAATTATGCTTTTAAGAAGTTTGTTTTAATCCCTATGAGTTAATCATTCTTAATATATCATCAGGATCTACTTTGTTCGGCTACCTCTCAAACTCTGTCTTGGGAAGGAAACGCTCCCTTGTTTTAGTTTCTTCATTAAATGCCATATTTGGCTTATTAACAGCAACGTCTCCATATTACTGGACTTATGTCCTCCTCCGTTCCTTGACCGGAATCAGCACAGGTGGGAATGCCGTATGCGCCTTCGTACTCGCCACAGAACCCATTGGCCCGACAAAACGTGGGGCAGCTGGAATGTCGTCATTCTACTTTTTTTCCGGTGGGATTGCCATACTATCAGGATTGGCCTACACCATTCGCCCATGGCGTAAACTCTACATCGCTTCTTCAATTCCCTCTCTTGTCTTCCTCCTTGTCGTCCTACCTTTTGTCTCTGAATCCCCAAGATGGTATCTAGTTCATGGGAAGATCGACGAGGCCATGAAGGTGATGAAGTCCATAGCCAAATGCAATGGCAAACACCTCCCTGAAGGAGTCATCCTTCTACTCGATCGAGAAGCATTCAACAAAGATGACCGGATATCAGAGATCAAACATGTAGAAAAGGGTAACTTAGTAGCCTTACTTGGCTCACCAATCACAAGAATTCGACTACTACTAGCAATGGCTATAAGCTTTGTAGGGGCAGTTATATATTACGGTTTAAGCTTAAACGTCATCAACCTGAAGACGAATCTCTATCTCAGTGTCCTACTCAATGCTGTTGCAGAGACTCCGGCATTTGCCATTACAGCAGTTCTGTTAAGTAGGGTTGGGAGGAAAGGGATAGGGGTAGGGACATTCTGGTTCAGTGGGGGGTTCTGCTTTATTGGGAGCTTGATGAGAAACGATGGGAGGTGGAAGGTAGGAAGGATGGTGTGTGGGATTATGGGGGTATTTGGGATGGCTGGGAACTATAACTTGCTGTTTTTATACTTGGAGGAGCTATTTCCAACGGTGGTGAGGAATGTGGCAATGGGCGGCGCAGCCTTGGCGATTCAAACGGGGGCAGTTTTGGCACCATTTGTGGTGGTTTTGGGGGGTGGTTTGGCATTTGGGGTGTTTGCAGGATGTGGATTGTTGGGTGGGATATTGGTATTTTTCATGCCGGAgacactcaataagcctctctaTGATACCATGGCTGGATTGGAGTACGGGGAAAGAGGTAAGATAGTCATTTGAATTAGTCTCATTTGAATTAGTCTCTATTAAAATTTACAGTACCTAGGTAAATTCAGTTTAGGATTGAGATACTCTTCTATGTTAATACAAAAATGTACTATTCTACATCCGTTTGAAGTTCTTTATCCATACATATGGTACTACTTTGTATTACTTTCAAACGGGcatgaagaaactttttttaCCTTTCGATTCGGTTTGAAAATGGTCCTATGAAAGAGGAAGTTTAATAACCAAACAGATAAATGAATCATCAAGAGGTGAAAATCGGTGTATGAACACTCTCCCctctacaaattgagaaaatatgaaaagactaaatttaagatttattacaAGTACAAGTTCTAAAGTTAAAATTTGTTAGAAAGTATAAAACTAAACTTGAACCATTAAACTacataaatgaaaattgaacCAAAGCTCAAAATGGTACTTTAACcataaataaaacatttcaatatttGAATCTAATTGTAGCTACTCTTTAGTCAATGTGCCATAAACTAGAAATCAATCCAAAAACATACAAGACAAGACCAAACAATAAGGCTTATCAGTAACGAAAATGCAGTGCAAAGTACGTCTATTTGcgtaacatatatataaataaactagTTTTTAACTAAATGTGTTCAAAAATAGGTCATACATGGTACCTATAAATGCTCTGTCTCAATTTAAATATACTCACCTGCGGCTAATCTACAGTTCCGCAGAACAAAAAAGCTATCAGCAATAGAAGAGAACAACAACGAACCTCCATTGAAGAAAGAACttaaatcatataaatatagTTGCATGCCGTTTTGCAGACCGAGAGAGTTCAGTGGGCAGGGAAGCATTAGCGAAACTTAACTTGTCATTGATGGCCATGTGGACGGAAACCATTATTCTCGGGAGGCGGTCTTGGCCTTGCATACTCGGCAAATATAACCCAACCATCCAGGAACTGGATAACATTAAGAGGGAAAACAAAAAGAGATTCATCATCattcaattataaattaacaaaTTGCAGCATGCGCTCAAAAGCAAGCATCCAACCCAGTGTTCGTAAATCATATCCAAGCATTATAATTGTATGGTTTATCAGAGTAGATGTTTTAATTAGAGATCAAGGAGGTAAAACACATGGAATCAAATCAATTTGAACGGCTAATAACAGGAGGAGTATTCTattaaaatctcaaaatttacAATGAACCAAACCACGGGAAGTAATAGATAGTTTGAGAAAATGGATATAAAAGAAACATGGATCAATAAATAGTTCGATAACAACTGATTTGCATTGTCAAGACTGTTCTTTCTAGAGCGTTTGACTATAATAGATTCACCAATTATTTAGCCACATATTGGCAacagttttaaaaaatgataataatagtaataataattttaaaactcaaggacccagtttaaaaaaaatgcaccACTCGACCTGCCCCCACCCACCCACAACACCACACAAGCatacaccaaaaaaaaaaaaaaatggaacaaCTCTCACCACCATGTTGCTCAAATGGCTAAAGATTCAAATTATAGCACGTATAAATAGATTTATGAATTTTCACAGATAATACTatgaaagaattaaataaagCAAACACCATTGCACATGAGAATAGAGGAGAAATTGCATACCCAAGTAATCCGCAAAATTATCAGCACAAGCCAGGTACAATAAGATTTAAAATTGCAAAGCACGTATCATAGTCAACAGGTGAGGGCTGTAAGATGTAATATATTATCTATGTTGCCAAATACCAATCAAATACTCTAAAATGCTATCCCGTACGCATATGTGGATAACACTACAGACCATATTTGATACTCAGGAATCTTGtaattattttggatatgccAATTAACACAATGAAGGCACATTCTGATTTATTTTCTATCAAATTTCTTAATGTTTCTGTTTAAAGTGTAGTCAACAACCTTGGCCTCTCTCTTACCATATGTGGAAAACATGAGTGCGGAATCGAGGGATCTTGTATAAAAGTGGATAACAATACATACCATATAAACTTCAACATCAAAAACGAGTAAATAGGGACTTGATGCCAACTCACCTTGCCATCCATGCCTTCTATGCCTTTAGCCGCATCCTCCAAAGTGGCATATTTAACAAAGCCAAATCCTTTAGAATATCCAGTCACTCGATCAGTCACAACTCTTGCTGTAAACAGAAGGGAAAACAAAAGGTCAAAGACGGAAAATTTTCAGGCTTAAGCACAAATCAAACATAAGAACAGCGAATAGACAGACCATGAACAACTTCTCCAAACTTTGCGAAGGCTTCATGAAGTTTTTCAGTAGTAGTGCGTTTACTGAGGCCTGAAAGAAGATAAACATCAACATTATATGCATCACAAACAGAGTTCTTTCTTTTAGAAATATAAcgataattcaaaattatataattaaaaaccaGAATAATTCCTCTATTGGAAAAGAAACAGAAACACAGCTCAACACATTCATAGCCAAATTTCAATTCCAGCTTCCAAGAATCAATCATTAAAAAAGATCAAAGTAGAGGAGGCCAACGCCCACAGAGCACGGATAGCCACCTCGTAAGGTCAAGTCAAGCATAAATTTTAGTACACAACACTTACTATTCTACCAACGATTTAACTTTCGCATCTAGAAATTCGAAAAATATACGGATGCATCTCAATCTCAATAATTCAAAACCAAGGGGAAAAGCAAAGTTAAGAACGGGGAGGggcataaaaataaaaaaaatgcctTAAAACAAACTAAAAAGATACCGAACAAATTGACCATTGAAGGttaaaaaagaagaggaagaaaggtAACCAAGCATTTCTCCATTACTAGATCGCTAAAATAGGACCAAACGAAGAACGGGAAAAATGAAATTCCCCAGAATCCAATATATATCGACAACAACACTGCATAGAAATAATTAGGCAGGAATAAAACCATAAGCACAATAGCGTTAGCAGCTTCACTACCAGCAAAAGAAGCGATATACAAAACGCAAATACATGATTGTTAAAGCAAATAAATTTAAGGCGTCTAGATTAAGAAAGAACACGTTACCGGAAACGAAAAGGTTAGTGCTAGGCTCAGGCTGCTCACGCTGCTGAGCCGACGGAGGGAGCGGCGGAGGAATGAAACTGGAAGTAGAAGCGCTAGAGAAGAGGCGGCCAGAAAGGAAAGCATTGGTGCTTGGCTCCAGTTTCTCCCAATCATGAATAGTCTGGGAGATTATCGGTAGAGTACGAGTTGAGGTCCCTGTAATGAGCCGCCTCAAACTCCGAGgagccgccgccgccgccgatCTGAGAGCCATGGCCTTGGGGTTTAAGGTACTAAACCCTTTCTGGAAGAAGCGAGGAAGAAATTGAACAGAAAAGTGGATTTTTTGGACGAATGGGGAACTCTTCTTTAACGCAAAGAGAAAGAGAGGGTATTGAAATTACCGACATGTCCTGAATTTGGGAGAAAGGTTTTGCATTCTTCTTAAGGGTAAATTTGGCTTTCTGCCATTTCGTTAGTAGGGCACGAAATTGAGGCCCTTCAAACTGTCTCATATGCCATATGGACCTCTGGTTTGTAATTGCCGGCCCAATAAGTGTTTCTAGAGTTGGGTAAAAACACATTTCGTCCATAAATTTGGctttaaataatgattttgtttggttgtaacgatttaatcccaatattttttaatatataataacttagtctttataatttatacatatttttttatttctaattaatttatcaatttacatGTATCAAAAATTTCATTGAATCTTAATAATATTTCTCACAGTAAGTAGACTTATTGAGAGTAGTCTTAGGCAAAGACCAAGCCCAATGACATTATAATAGTCCACacaaccaaaaaataaaaaataaataaagcattGAGTCTTGGGAccaaagtgttgggttttatatcttaaaactcgtggtttgtaaacaataaacttattctgaaaattcaataaactgttattgaatatatgaattgtttatttcgttttagaaataaatccaataaactaaaagattcatgactattatatgagtacttaaacttcatgtggagaaataaaagtggatcaagttcgagtaaatagtcaaaatgatctatagtatatgaataagattggatgccttattctaataacactatcggatgcggcccactctgtagttgttacaaggagttgtaaagtgctacaaacgaagtgatcctaattcgtacgtgtaatgacatgagaagtgggggcatcctgtacaatgagtttgcacaaaatcagaccacaaaataagtcactcttactttaaaacgttgtttactgtttaagactaactgtCTCAAAATGATGACCTgagtaacttaaccttaatcctaagctaactatgaactcctatttattcgggattatccttagatttgtagaggtgagggttggctcaatagcgccgctcaataagcctcccatttcaagggtaagacaaggtagatagctggggacatagagtacaagatggagttcactcatacccgcttttagggatagtagataggttgttcccttaagtgctgactccgggtcttgaacaaggggcttaCCCTTTCATCgacccgagagggacttagtttgATGATCAGAttacaaactaattgttcatcgAGTATGCCCTTAAGCACCATCATacatcgagtatttcactaaataccaGCACTGGGCAAAAACCATCGAGTATGCCTTCGAGTACCATCGTGTATAgagtatttcactaaataccatcgagtatgagcatcgaataccatcgagtatggtatCAGGCATCGAGCATTTCACAAGTGTTTGGAGCCGGTTTTTGCTGATTTTTGTAATATCTAGGCTTTTGCTTGCttaaaaatgccaaaatgaaaaccatatcagtttgtatttaattatttttgcatgtgatatatattataattaaataaattgtatgtgcataaagtatgccatgt
This region includes:
- the LOC120085069 gene encoding organic cation/carnitine transporter 4-like; protein product: MSGMTALTSTSTSHQVELQEQYPPPLPVIEPTIESAAERLTIDDMLEKYCGEFGAWQWKNFVLANLSWTLEALHTMVVIFADHHPHWRCVDGTDCDAAAKSICGLKPGSWEWVEGRRSSTVAEWSLICGDKYKVGLAQSMFFLGCMMGSTLFGYLSNSVLGRKRSLVLVSSLNAIFGLLTATSPYYWTYVLLRSLTGISTGGNAVCAFVLATEPIGPTKRGAAGMSSFYFFSGGIAILSGLAYTIRPWRKLYIASSIPSLVFLLVVLPFVSESPRWYLVHGKIDEAMKVMKSIAKCNGKHLPEGVILLLDREAFNKDDRISEIKHVEKGNLVALLGSPITRIRLLLAMAISFVGAVIYYGLSLNVINLKTNLYLSVLLNAVAETPAFAITAVLLSRVGRKGIGVGTFWFSGGFCFIGSLMRNDGRWKVGRMVCGIMGVFGMAGNYNLLFLYLEELFPTVVRNVAMGGAALAIQTGAVLAPFVVVLGGGLAFGVFAGCGLLGGILVFFMPETLNKPLYDTMAGLEYGERGKIVI
- the LOC120085068 gene encoding organelle RRM domain-containing protein 2, mitochondrial encodes the protein MALRSAAAAAPRSLRRLITGTSTRTLPIISQTIHDWEKLEPSTNAFLSGRLFSSASTSSFIPPPLPPSAQQREQPEPSTNLFVSGLSKRTTTEKLHEAFAKFGEVVHARVVTDRVTGYSKGFGFVKYATLEDAAKGIEGMDGKFLDGWVIFAEYARPRPPPENNGFRPHGHQ